The following nucleotide sequence is from Candidatus Thermoplasmatota archaeon.
ACCGACATCTCGAGCCTGTTTGACCATCAGCGCGGCCATATCGGCGCCCCTGATCCCGCCCGGAAAGCCTGGGTAGTTCTCGACCAGGTTTGCCTCACGCAGCAGTCCCCCAGGCTCGCCCATCTCCAGCAGTAGCGGGGAGAGGCCTGCTCGCTGAAGGTATATCGCTGCTGCCATTCCCGCTGGTCCAGCGCCAACGACTATGGCTTGCCTCACTTCACCCACTTCAGCACCTCCTCCGTCGTCACCGGTATCGCGAAACCGTCTGTGAGAGTCCTAAGGCTCGCAGTGTGCAGGTCTTCGCTCTTGGATGCGGTGCCGTCGATGACGATGAACACATCGAAGTCGCGCATGAACGCATCCCTTGCGGTGGTCTCGCAGCAAAGGTGAGTCATCACTCCAGTTATCAGGATCCTCTCAATCCCGAGACTCCTCAACCTGCCTTCCAGATCCGTACCGACGAATGCACTGTACCGCGATTTCTGCAGGACGTGCTCGCCGGGTTCAGGGGCCAGCGCTGGCGAGATCTCTGAGAGCTGGTCGTCTTCGTAAAGCACGTCTCTCCACCATCTCTCCATGGAGACAGCCGGGGCGCCCCTGGAGTTCGCGTGCCTGGTGAAGATCACTGGCAGGTCTCTGCGTCGGTATGCTTCGAGAATGCTCGTGACATTGCCGACGATCTCTGTGGCGGCAGGGATGAATGCGTGGGAATCGCTCTCGAGGAAATACCGCTGCATGTCGATGACGAGCAGCGCGGACCTCTCCGGGGAGAAAGCGTGTGTGTTGTTCCGATGG
It contains:
- a CDS encoding cysteine hydrolase, yielding MSANVTMKKTKEWQRIVQPYLSDHRNNTHAFSPERSALLVIDMQRYFLESDSHAFIPAATEIVGNVTSILEAYRRRDLPVIFTRHANSRGAPAVSMERWWRDVLYEDDQLSEISPALAPEPGEHVLQKSRYSAFVGTDLEGRLRSLGIERILITGVMTHLCCETTARDAFMRDFDVFIVIDGTASKSEDLHTASLRTLTDGFAIPVTTEEVLKWVK